In Geminocystis sp. NIES-3708, a single window of DNA contains:
- a CDS encoding MerR family transcriptional regulator, whose translation MKERFFSSKEASLITGCSLRQLQYWRDKEIIVPFIHGSGTGKTIYYSPAELVEVSIMVYLLSMGLSFEIGQIILHDLREKEPDFRNPDYKRRFMIIPRDGKMHLLPYEREKAIALLEEGKVIMPLWLDKIHRKLGEKVG comes from the coding sequence ATGAAAGAAAGGTTTTTTAGTAGTAAAGAAGCATCATTAATTACAGGTTGTTCCCTTCGACAATTGCAGTATTGGAGGGATAAGGAGATTATTGTTCCGTTTATTCATGGTTCGGGTACGGGCAAAACTATCTATTATTCCCCTGCTGAGTTGGTGGAAGTATCGATCATGGTGTATTTGCTCTCGATGGGGTTGAGCTTTGAAATAGGACAAATTATCTTACATGACTTGAGAGAAAAAGAGCCAGATTTTCGCAATCCTGACTATAAACGTCGTTTTATGATTATTCCTAGAGACGGAAAAATGCACCTCTTACCCTATGAAAGGGAAAAGGCGATCGCACTTCTGGAGGAGGGGAAGGTAATCATGCCTTTATGGTTAGATAAAATTCATAGAAAATTAGGAGAGAAGGTGGGTTGA
- the hsdR gene encoding EcoAI/FtnUII family type I restriction enzme subunit R has translation MGKNEAQTCYEYVEPKLREASWESEPYCFYKEYYFTDGRIRPKNNRNQRGKRKFVDYLLLYRKDFPIAVVEAKRKNKSADEGLEQAIEYAELLGVKFAYSTNGKGIVEFDFLTGKQSSLDSFPTPQELWQRLQGEGEGQILPNIADKLLVPFFQFPDKQPRYYQRNAIYGAVSAILKGQRRLLLTMATGTGKTTVAFQICWKLTSIQWSSKGEVRSPRILFLADRNVLVDDPMNKDFAVFGENKIHKIQGEAKKGRDIYFAIYQAIASDSNKDGLYQEYDPDYFDLIIVDECHRGSARDDSNWRQILEYFEPAYQLGLTATPLRNDNQATYQYFGNPLYIYSLKQGIDDGFLAPYRVYRIRTRSDQEGWQPTWGELDRYGRTIPDEVFLTPDFEKNLVRQVRTRAIAQHITDFLKATDRYAKTIIFCVDEEHVKSMIKELRNLNSDILQQNPYYISRITSDAGAIGKGHLYQFKDIENQDHVIAITSKLLTTGVDIPTCKNVILARVIRSMTDFKQIIGRGTRVKEEYGKISFNIVDYTNSTVLFNDPDFDGEPALIITSEIDDRGEVIETQEDDFTEDEAEEREDEQENNTDGFWGLPDDEDSLPRKFYVDGGREEINCRGTNLRLRR, from the coding sequence GTGGGAAAAAATGAAGCTCAAACTTGTTATGAATATGTAGAACCAAAATTAAGAGAAGCCTCATGGGAATCTGAGCCTTATTGTTTCTACAAAGAATATTACTTTACGGATGGTAGAATTAGACCGAAAAATAATAGGAATCAACGGGGAAAACGGAAATTTGTCGATTATCTTTTACTCTACAGAAAAGATTTTCCCATCGCTGTTGTGGAAGCAAAGCGGAAAAATAAAAGTGCTGATGAAGGATTAGAACAGGCGATCGAATATGCTGAGTTACTGGGAGTTAAATTTGCTTATTCGACTAATGGCAAGGGGATTGTAGAATTTGATTTTTTGACGGGGAAGCAATCAAGTTTAGACAGTTTTCCCACTCCGCAGGAATTATGGCAAAGGTTGCAAGGGGAAGGAGAAGGACAAATTCTCCCTAACATTGCCGACAAACTCTTAGTACCATTTTTTCAATTTCCTGATAAACAACCTCGTTATTATCAACGTAATGCTATTTATGGGGCGGTTTCTGCTATTTTGAAGGGACAAAGACGGTTACTGCTAACAATGGCAACAGGCACGGGTAAAACTACTGTAGCTTTTCAAATCTGTTGGAAATTAACTTCTATTCAGTGGAGTAGTAAAGGGGAAGTGCGATCACCCCGTATTCTCTTTTTAGCCGATCGCAATGTGTTGGTAGATGATCCGATGAATAAAGATTTTGCGGTGTTTGGAGAGAATAAAATTCACAAGATACAAGGGGAGGCAAAGAAAGGTAGAGATATTTATTTTGCTATTTATCAAGCGATCGCCTCTGATAGTAATAAAGATGGTTTATATCAAGAATATGATCCTGATTATTTTGACTTGATTATAGTAGATGAGTGTCACCGAGGCAGTGCGAGGGATGATAGTAACTGGCGACAAATTCTCGAATATTTTGAACCTGCTTACCAATTGGGATTAACCGCAACTCCCCTTAGAAATGATAATCAGGCGACTTATCAATATTTTGGCAACCCTCTTTATATTTATTCCCTTAAACAAGGTATCGACGATGGATTTTTAGCACCCTATAGAGTATATCGGATAAGAACTAGAAGCGATCAAGAAGGTTGGCAGCCGACATGGGGAGAATTAGATCGCTATGGGCGCACTATTCCCGATGAAGTATTTTTAACACCAGATTTTGAAAAGAATTTAGTTAGGCAAGTAAGAACAAGAGCGATCGCCCAACACATTACCGATTTTCTCAAAGCTACGGATAGATATGCTAAAACTATCATTTTCTGTGTGGATGAAGAACACGTTAAAAGCATGATTAAAGAATTGAGAAACCTTAACAGCGATATTCTGCAACAAAATCCCTACTATATCTCTCGTATTACTTCCGATGCAGGGGCAATAGGTAAAGGACATTTATATCAATTTAAGGATATAGAAAATCAAGATCATGTCATTGCTATAACATCAAAATTGTTAACCACAGGAGTCGATATACCCACCTGTAAAAATGTCATCCTAGCCCGTGTTATTCGCTCTATGACAGACTTTAAACAGATTATTGGACGGGGGACTCGTGTGAAGGAAGAATACGGCAAAATCTCGTTTAATATTGTGGATTATACTAATAGCACCGTATTGTTTAATGATCCTGATTTTGATGGTGAACCTGCTTTGATTATAACTTCGGAAATAGACGATCGAGGGGAGGTAATTGAAACTCAGGAAGATGATTTTACAGAAGATGAAGCGGAGGAAAGAGAAGATGAACAAGAAAATAACACCGATGGCTTTTGGGGATTACCTGATGATGAAGATAGCTTACCTCGCAAATTTTATGTTGACGGCGGTAGAGAAGAAATTAATTGTCGAGGAACAAATTTACGACTTAGGCGGTGA
- a CDS encoding type I restriction-modification enzyme R subunit C-terminal domain-containing protein: MLTAVEKKLIVEEQIYDLGGEMELRLSQLIDYTREQVRVLYRSQVEIQEKWGNPEERSQVIELLEDKGIDFDQLREITGKTDADPFDLLCHLAFDAPVLTYKQRAELMKKKHKSFFEQYGESARVILEILLDKYADKGLDEFTIPTTFKANQEFRQYGNIIEIAQRFGGVEQLKLAVKQLQILLYSA, encoded by the coding sequence ATGTTGACGGCGGTAGAGAAGAAATTAATTGTCGAGGAACAAATTTACGACTTAGGCGGTGAGATGGAGTTACGGCTTTCTCAGTTAATTGACTATACCAGAGAGCAAGTGAGAGTTTTATATCGTTCTCAGGTTGAAATTCAAGAAAAATGGGGCAATCCTGAAGAAAGAAGCCAAGTGATTGAGCTTTTGGAGGATAAAGGCATTGATTTTGACCAATTAAGAGAAATAACAGGTAAGACAGATGCTGATCCCTTTGATTTACTTTGTCATCTTGCTTTTGATGCCCCTGTTTTAACCTATAAACAAAGGGCGGAATTGATGAAGAAAAAACATAAAAGTTTCTTTGAACAATACGGAGAATCAGCAAGAGTAATTTTAGAAATCTTGTTAGACAAATATGCTGATAAAGGGTTGGATGAGTTTACCATTCCCACCACTTTTAAGGCTAATCAAGAGTTCCGTCAGTATGGTAATATTATCGAGATTGCTCAAAGATTTGGCGGTGTGGAACAATTAAAATTAGCCGTCAAACAGTTGCAAATATTGTTGTATTCTGCTTAA